Proteins encoded together in one bacterium window:
- a CDS encoding sugar ABC transporter substrate-binding protein yields the protein MVRAARRARRGALLCLALLLAVGTVPAASAPATTLEFWTISLKPDLTALIEDVIRRYEHAHPGVRIKWLDIDYQVLDQKLLSAIAGGVGPDVVNLNTELTVRMAQARALVDMDAAVPAAARARYFPNIWASLRVGGRTYGLPWYVEPDVLAYNRALFRRAGLDPARPPATTDDYIRDGVTIKQKTGVYGFMPNVDKIRMLTVFQEEGLPVLSRDRRHAVFDSPAHVAVLARYVALFKHDLFPADTLRRGYLGATERYSAGQLGMFVVGPEFIQRVRTDGPDAYRDTLVAPMPLGRGRVVDLPTMDLAVPLQSRHRAGAVDFALFVTNDDNQLAFSHVVVAFPSTRNAAADPYFTRASASPEDRARVIAARELATARDLTVVTPHSDELFRVFQEAVESAFFGRMTPQQSLSWAVQEWDRRL from the coding sequence ATGGTCCGCGCAGCCCGCCGGGCGCGCCGCGGCGCGCTCCTGTGTCTTGCGCTGTTGCTCGCGGTGGGAACCGTGCCGGCGGCGTCCGCTCCCGCCACGACCCTCGAGTTCTGGACGATCTCGCTCAAGCCCGACCTGACGGCCCTCATCGAGGACGTGATCCGCCGGTACGAACATGCGCATCCGGGCGTCCGGATCAAGTGGCTCGACATCGACTATCAGGTCCTGGACCAGAAGCTCCTGTCGGCGATCGCCGGGGGCGTCGGCCCGGACGTCGTCAACCTCAACACCGAGCTGACGGTCCGCATGGCCCAGGCCCGCGCGCTGGTGGACATGGACGCGGCCGTGCCGGCGGCCGCCCGCGCCCGCTACTTCCCCAACATCTGGGCCTCGCTCCGTGTCGGCGGCCGGACCTACGGCCTGCCGTGGTACGTCGAGCCGGACGTCCTCGCCTATAACCGCGCCCTGTTCCGCCGCGCGGGATTGGACCCCGCACGGCCGCCGGCGACCACGGACGACTACATTCGGGACGGCGTGACGATCAAGCAGAAGACCGGCGTGTACGGGTTCATGCCGAACGTCGACAAGATCCGCATGCTCACGGTCTTCCAAGAGGAGGGCCTGCCGGTCCTGAGCCGCGACCGCCGGCACGCCGTGTTCGACAGTCCGGCCCACGTCGCGGTGCTCGCGCGGTACGTCGCGCTGTTCAAGCACGACCTGTTTCCGGCCGACACGCTGCGGCGCGGATATCTCGGCGCAACGGAGCGCTACTCGGCCGGGCAGCTCGGCATGTTCGTCGTCGGGCCGGAGTTCATCCAGCGGGTGCGGACCGACGGCCCGGACGCCTACCGGGACACCCTGGTCGCGCCCATGCCGCTCGGGCGCGGGCGGGTTGTCGATCTGCCGACGATGGATCTGGCGGTGCCGCTCCAAAGCCGGCACCGCGCCGGCGCCGTGGACTTTGCGCTGTTCGTCACCAACGACGACAATCAGCTGGCGTTCTCGCACGTCGTCGTGGCCTTCCCGTCGACGCGGAACGCCGCGGCCGATCCGTACTTTACCCGGGCGAGTGCCTCTCCGGAAGACCGCGCCCGCGTCATCGCGGCCCGCGAGCTGGCGACCGCGCGCGATCTGACCGTGGTCACCCCGCACAGCGACGAGCTGTTCCGGGTCTTTCAGGAGGCGGTGGAGAGCGCGTTTTTCGGCCGCATGACGCCGCAGCAGTCCCTGTCCTGGGCGGTCCAGGAGTGGGACCGCCGGCTCTAA
- a CDS encoding bifunctional 5,10-methylenetetrahydrofolate dehydrogenase/5,10-methenyltetrahydrofolate cyclohydrolase, with translation MLDGTAIARARRAVLARRVGEFIERHGVAPCLAAVLAGDGPASRAYVASKARACGRVGMRSETFHLPAAVPPGEYLGLIETLNARTDVHGILPQLPLPPQITAEAVFAHLAPDKDVDGLTPVNMGRLALGRPGLAPCTPLGVMALIEAAGVSPAGREAVVVGRSNIVGKPVALMLLAEHATVTICHSRTPDLAAHTRRADILVSAVGRPHLIRAEMVKRGAVVIDVGQNHVDGRIVGDVDFDALRDVAGAITPTPGGTGPMTIAMVIENTLAAALRQLEPGPA, from the coding sequence ATCCTCGACGGGACGGCGATCGCGCGCGCCCGGCGCGCCGTGCTCGCCCGGCGTGTCGGTGAGTTCATCGAGCGTCACGGGGTCGCGCCGTGCCTCGCCGCAGTGCTTGCGGGCGACGGTCCCGCCTCGCGCGCATACGTGGCCAGCAAGGCCAGGGCCTGTGGACGGGTCGGCATGCGGTCGGAGACGTTCCATCTCCCCGCCGCCGTGCCGCCGGGCGAGTACCTCGGCCTGATCGAGACCCTCAATGCCCGCACGGACGTGCACGGCATCCTGCCGCAGCTGCCGCTGCCGCCGCAGATCACCGCAGAGGCGGTCTTTGCGCACCTCGCGCCGGACAAGGACGTCGACGGCCTGACGCCGGTCAACATGGGGCGGCTGGCGCTCGGCCGTCCAGGCCTCGCACCCTGCACCCCGCTCGGCGTGATGGCGCTCATCGAGGCGGCGGGGGTCTCGCCCGCGGGCCGCGAGGCCGTCGTGGTGGGACGCAGCAACATCGTCGGCAAGCCGGTCGCGCTCATGCTGCTGGCCGAGCACGCCACCGTCACCATCTGTCACTCGCGCACCCCGGACCTCGCCGCGCACACGCGGCGGGCGGACATCCTGGTGAGCGCGGTCGGCCGCCCGCATCTGATTCGCGCCGAGATGGTCAAGCGTGGTGCGGTCGTGATCGACGTCGGCCAGAATCACGTCGACGGCCGGATCGTTGGGGACGTGGACTTTGACGCCTTGCGCGACGTCGCGGGCGCGATTACGCCGACGCCCGGGGGGACCGGGCCGATGACGATCGCCATGGTGATCGAGAATACGCTCGCGGCCGCGCTCCGGCAACTCGAGCCCGGCCCGGCGTGA
- the fusA gene encoding elongation factor G, which produces MKRYPPDRIRNVAVVGHGGTGKTTLVEALLFAGKAIDRMGRVEDGTTTTDFDPEEARRRITISAAIAPLEWKDHKVNLVDGPGYPDFMGEIAGAVRAVESVLVAVDAVAGVEVQTEKADAIAARERRSRAFVITRMDRENAAFTRVLEALQAGFGKSVVAVQWPVGGESAFAGVVDLLEMRAHGAAGPLPADQVPAEAMDAARAARERLIEAIAESDDALTEVYLEKGELTAEQIARGLHAGVRAGTIAPVFCAAASHNGLGVAPLLDAIVGLLPSPAERGPVAARGAKGDEVTLTADPDGVLAAQVWKTMADPYVGKLSYLRVVNGTLKSDSQVWNAARGRLERIGQLFVLRGKHQEPAPELPAGDLGAVAKLADTATGDTLTDKDKAVTLPPIEFPKPAIAMAVEPKSKTDEDKLGSALARLTEEDHTLVVQRASEMHQTLISGMGESHLEIVADRLRRKFGVDVVLSVPRVPYRETVRAHARVQGKYKKQTGGRGQYGDCWIEMDPKPRGGGYEFVDKIFGGAIPRQFIPAVEKGIKEAMGEGVVAGYNVVDLKVTLVDGSYHDVDSSEMAFKIAGSMAFKKAMQEARPVLLEPVVDVAVHVPDDQMGDIIGDLNSKRGRIQGMEPNGDGTTTVRAQVPMAEMLRYASDLRSLTGGRGTFEQAFSHYEEVPSHIADKVTTEARKQKEAVEAHH; this is translated from the coding sequence ATGAAGCGCTACCCGCCGGACCGTATCCGAAACGTCGCCGTGGTCGGACACGGCGGCACCGGTAAGACGACGCTCGTCGAAGCCCTGCTGTTCGCCGGGAAGGCGATCGACCGCATGGGCCGGGTCGAAGACGGCACGACGACGACGGATTTCGACCCGGAAGAGGCCCGCCGGCGGATCACGATCAGCGCGGCGATTGCGCCGCTCGAATGGAAGGACCACAAGGTCAACCTCGTCGACGGTCCGGGATATCCGGATTTTATGGGGGAGATCGCCGGCGCCGTGCGGGCCGTCGAGAGCGTGCTCGTCGCCGTCGACGCGGTCGCCGGCGTGGAGGTCCAGACCGAGAAGGCCGACGCCATCGCGGCGCGCGAGCGACGGAGCCGGGCGTTCGTGATCACGCGGATGGACCGGGAGAACGCCGCCTTCACCCGGGTGCTGGAGGCACTGCAGGCCGGGTTTGGGAAGAGCGTCGTCGCGGTGCAGTGGCCGGTCGGCGGGGAGAGTGCGTTCGCCGGCGTCGTCGACCTCCTGGAGATGCGGGCGCACGGGGCCGCGGGGCCGCTCCCCGCGGATCAGGTCCCGGCCGAGGCGATGGACGCCGCCAGGGCGGCGCGGGAGCGGCTGATCGAAGCGATCGCCGAGTCGGATGATGCCCTCACCGAGGTCTACCTCGAAAAGGGCGAGCTCACCGCCGAGCAGATCGCCCGAGGCCTGCACGCCGGGGTCCGGGCGGGGACGATCGCGCCGGTGTTCTGCGCGGCCGCGTCGCACAACGGGCTCGGGGTCGCGCCGCTCCTCGATGCGATCGTCGGACTCCTGCCGTCGCCGGCGGAGCGCGGCCCGGTGGCCGCCCGCGGCGCGAAAGGCGATGAGGTGACGCTGACCGCGGACCCGGACGGCGTGCTCGCCGCGCAGGTTTGGAAGACGATGGCGGATCCCTACGTCGGCAAGCTCTCGTATCTCCGGGTCGTGAACGGCACGCTCAAGTCCGACTCCCAGGTGTGGAACGCCGCCCGCGGCCGGTTGGAGCGCATCGGTCAGTTGTTCGTGCTCCGCGGGAAGCACCAGGAGCCCGCGCCCGAGCTGCCGGCCGGGGACCTGGGCGCGGTGGCGAAACTGGCCGATACCGCGACGGGCGACACGCTGACCGACAAGGACAAGGCCGTCACGCTGCCGCCGATCGAGTTTCCGAAGCCGGCGATCGCGATGGCGGTCGAGCCGAAGAGCAAGACCGACGAGGACAAGCTCGGCAGCGCGCTGGCGCGCCTCACCGAGGAGGATCACACCCTCGTCGTCCAGCGCGCCAGCGAAATGCACCAGACGCTGATTTCGGGCATGGGCGAGTCGCACCTCGAGATCGTGGCCGACCGGCTGCGCCGGAAGTTCGGCGTGGACGTGGTGCTGTCCGTGCCGCGCGTGCCGTATCGCGAGACGGTGCGCGCGCACGCGCGCGTCCAGGGCAAGTACAAGAAGCAGACCGGCGGCCGCGGACAGTACGGCGACTGCTGGATCGAGATGGATCCGAAGCCGCGCGGCGGCGGATATGAGTTTGTCGACAAGATCTTCGGCGGCGCGATCCCGCGCCAGTTCATCCCCGCGGTCGAGAAGGGCATCAAGGAGGCGATGGGCGAGGGCGTCGTCGCCGGCTACAACGTGGTGGACCTCAAAGTCACGCTGGTCGACGGGTCGTACCACGACGTCGACTCGTCGGAAATGGCGTTCAAGATCGCCGGGTCGATGGCGTTCAAGAAGGCGATGCAGGAGGCGAGGCCGGTCCTGCTCGAGCCGGTCGTGGACGTGGCGGTGCACGTGCCGGACGATCAGATGGGCGACATCATCGGCGATCTCAACAGCAAGCGCGGCCGTATCCAGGGCATGGAGCCGAACGGCGACGGCACGACGACGGTACGCGCGCAGGTCCCGATGGCGGAGATGCTGCGCTACGCGTCCGACCTGCGCTCGCTGACCGGCGGCCGCGGGACCTTCGAGCAGGCGTTCTCGCACTACGAGGAAGTGCCGTCGCACATCGCCGACAAGGTCACCACGGAGGCGCGGAAGCAAAAGGAGGCCGTCGAGGCGCACCACTGA
- a CDS encoding folylpolyglutamate synthase/dihydrofolate synthase family protein: MTYPQALAYLDSLIGAAGRPRRPYHEVKLSRMRALLDRLGAPEVRVPCVLVAGTKGKGSTAMMLAQILRAAGLRVGLTVKPHLVDYRERIRVDGRLVSRAELVRLVETVRPAIEAGRADSWGPATYVETTVAMALLEFQRAGVDLAVIEVGIGGRLDATNVTDPLVSVITPISYDHTELLGQTLTEIAGEKAGIMRPGRPVVSAPQPDEALTIVEGAARAAAAPLVLVGRDVACEVRASSLDGVAARIRGRLAAYDVEIPLLGRHQAVNAATAVAAAEQLFAGVRGLAAAWDLTPEAVRAGIRAVRWPARVELVGRRPYTIVDVGHNPASMAALRATLEELLGGRRLVVAFGMLATKDYRAVTALLAPLASAVVTTTPDNPHALPAAELADEVRRYTPRVEAVEDRRAAVARARALAGPDDVLVVTGSFYFVGEARAWLRRRSAFEPART; the protein is encoded by the coding sequence GTGACCTACCCGCAGGCCCTCGCCTATCTCGACAGCCTGATCGGCGCCGCCGGCCGGCCGCGCCGGCCGTACCACGAGGTGAAACTGTCGCGCATGCGCGCACTGCTCGATCGCCTCGGCGCGCCCGAGGTGCGGGTGCCGTGCGTGCTCGTCGCCGGGACCAAAGGCAAGGGCTCCACGGCGATGATGCTGGCGCAGATCCTCCGGGCGGCCGGGCTGCGGGTCGGGCTGACGGTGAAGCCGCACCTGGTGGATTACCGCGAACGCATCCGGGTGGACGGGCGCCTGGTCTCGCGGGCCGAGCTCGTCCGGCTCGTGGAGACGGTGCGGCCCGCGATCGAGGCCGGCCGCGCGGATTCCTGGGGTCCCGCGACCTACGTCGAGACGACCGTGGCCATGGCGCTGCTCGAATTCCAACGGGCCGGAGTGGACCTCGCGGTGATCGAGGTCGGCATCGGCGGCCGGCTCGACGCGACCAACGTGACGGACCCGCTCGTCTCGGTCATCACGCCCATCAGCTACGACCACACGGAACTGCTCGGGCAGACGCTCACCGAGATCGCGGGGGAGAAGGCCGGCATCATGCGCCCCGGGCGGCCGGTGGTGTCGGCGCCGCAGCCCGACGAGGCGCTGACCATCGTCGAGGGCGCCGCCCGCGCGGCGGCGGCCCCGCTTGTGCTGGTGGGCCGGGACGTCGCCTGCGAGGTGCGCGCCTCCTCGCTCGACGGCGTGGCCGCGCGGATCCGCGGACGTCTCGCCGCCTACGACGTCGAGATTCCGCTGCTCGGACGTCACCAGGCGGTGAACGCCGCGACGGCGGTCGCCGCGGCGGAGCAGCTGTTCGCCGGCGTCCGCGGCCTGGCGGCCGCCTGGGACCTCACCCCGGAGGCCGTGCGCGCCGGCATCCGCGCGGTGCGGTGGCCGGCCCGCGTCGAACTGGTCGGGCGGCGGCCGTACACGATCGTGGATGTGGGCCACAACCCGGCGTCGATGGCGGCTCTGCGCGCGACCCTCGAAGAACTGCTCGGCGGGCGCCGGCTCGTGGTCGCGTTCGGCATGCTGGCGACGAAGGACTACCGCGCCGTCACCGCGCTCCTCGCGCCGCTCGCGTCGGCCGTCGTGACGACGACGCCCGACAACCCCCACGCGCTGCCCGCGGCGGAGCTCGCGGACGAAGTGCGCCGCTATACGCCGCGCGTCGAGGCGGTGGAGGACCGCCGCGCGGCGGTTGCGCGCGCGCGGGCGCTCGCCGGGCCCGACGACGTGCTGGTCGTGACGGGCTCGTTTTACTTCGTCGGCGAGGCCCGGGCCTGGCTGCGGCGGAGGAGCGCTTTCGAACCGGCGAGAACCTAG
- a CDS encoding SDR family NAD(P)-dependent oxidoreductase yields MSEFAGRRVVVTGAGSGIGRGIATAFVRAGAHVAAMDLDPERVAETVGGLADGPGRAVGVPGDIRDADRLVEEATRMLGPIEVLVNNAAVYPNCPVIEMSDEHWDAVIGTNLTGTFRMARAVARRMVAGGVRGHIVNIASGAYKSARRGAAHYCASKAGIVMLSKVLAQELAEHRIHVNVVSPGLIDVGRRQDVNPTYRQTLMTNIPWGRMGLAEDVAVAVLFLSSRAADYVTGTVIDVDGGSSAGRYFLPYSRG; encoded by the coding sequence GTGAGTGAGTTCGCGGGCCGTCGGGTGGTCGTCACCGGGGCCGGATCGGGGATCGGACGGGGCATCGCGACGGCCTTCGTCCGCGCGGGGGCCCACGTCGCCGCGATGGACCTCGACCCGGAGCGGGTGGCGGAGACGGTGGGGGGTCTCGCGGACGGGCCCGGCCGCGCGGTCGGCGTGCCGGGCGACATTCGGGACGCGGACCGTCTCGTCGAGGAGGCGACCCGCATGCTCGGACCCATCGAAGTCCTCGTGAACAACGCCGCGGTCTATCCCAACTGCCCGGTGATCGAGATGTCGGACGAGCACTGGGATGCCGTGATCGGGACGAATCTCACCGGAACGTTCCGGATGGCGCGCGCCGTGGCCCGCCGGATGGTGGCCGGCGGGGTGCGGGGGCACATCGTCAACATCGCGTCCGGCGCCTACAAGTCGGCGCGGCGTGGCGCGGCCCACTACTGCGCCAGCAAGGCCGGCATCGTCATGTTGAGCAAAGTGCTCGCCCAGGAGTTGGCCGAGCACCGGATCCACGTGAACGTGGTGTCGCCCGGCCTGATCGACGTCGGCCGCCGGCAGGACGTCAACCCGACCTACCGCCAAACGCTGATGACCAACATTCCGTGGGGCCGCATGGGCCTGGCGGAAGACGTCGCGGTCGCGGTACTGTTCTTGTCGTCGCGCGCGGCGGACTACGTCACCGGGACGGTCATCGACGTCGACGGCGGCTCGAGCGCCGGCCGGTACTTCCTGCCGTACAGCCGCGGATGA
- a CDS encoding ABC transporter permease codes for MAWAAFRRSPLTLLGLVVVAGFIVVAATAPLLAIQDPLLQDLGHRLAPPSAAHPFGLDSLGRDVLSRVVYGARISVISGVAVVSAAIVFGTAAGTAAGWRGGWWDETLMRLTDMFLAFPALVLAMAISAILHPSLTNALIAIAITSWPSYARLARAQTLAIRPRDYIEAARAQGARDAAIVVRHLIPNAVAPLFVQATLEIGGVILTSAGLAFIGFGAQPPTPEWGLMVSEGRSFLMDQWWVATLPALAILLLVLGFNLLGDGVRDVLDPRLRKT; via the coding sequence GTGGCATGGGCGGCGTTCCGGCGCAGCCCGCTGACGCTCCTTGGGCTGGTGGTGGTGGCGGGGTTCATCGTGGTGGCGGCCACCGCGCCGCTGCTCGCGATCCAGGACCCTCTGCTCCAGGACCTCGGGCACCGCCTCGCCCCGCCGAGCGCGGCGCATCCGTTCGGGCTGGATTCGCTCGGCCGCGATGTGTTGAGCCGTGTCGTCTACGGCGCGCGCATCTCTGTCATCTCCGGGGTCGCGGTGGTGTCCGCCGCGATCGTCTTCGGCACCGCGGCGGGGACCGCCGCGGGGTGGCGCGGAGGCTGGTGGGACGAGACGCTGATGCGGCTCACCGACATGTTCCTCGCGTTTCCGGCGCTTGTGCTCGCGATGGCGATCTCGGCGATTCTCCACCCGAGCCTGACGAACGCACTCATCGCCATCGCCATCACGTCGTGGCCGTCGTACGCGCGCCTCGCCCGCGCACAGACTCTCGCGATCCGGCCCCGTGATTACATCGAAGCGGCGCGGGCCCAGGGCGCCCGCGACGCGGCGATCGTCGTGCGGCATCTCATCCCCAATGCCGTCGCGCCGCTGTTCGTCCAGGCGACCCTCGAGATCGGCGGCGTCATTCTCACGTCCGCGGGGCTCGCGTTCATCGGCTTCGGCGCGCAGCCGCCGACGCCGGAGTGGGGGCTCATGGTGTCAGAGGGCCGGTCGTTTCTGATGGATCAGTGGTGGGTGGCGACCCTGCCGGCGCTGGCGATCTTGCTGCTGGTGCTGGGATTCAATCTGCTCGGCGACGGTGTGCGGGACGTCCTGGATCCGCGCCTGCGGAAGACCTAA
- a CDS encoding HU family DNA-binding protein has protein sequence MNKEGLVEHVAGATGETRKQVSTVLDAILAGITDALRRDEKVTLVGFGTFAVRARAAREGRNPRTGEKIQIPARKVAAFTAGKDLKAAFG, from the coding sequence ATGAACAAAGAAGGACTTGTCGAGCATGTGGCCGGCGCGACCGGGGAGACGCGAAAGCAGGTCTCCACGGTGCTCGATGCGATCCTGGCCGGCATCACGGACGCGCTGCGGCGCGACGAAAAGGTGACGCTCGTGGGCTTCGGGACCTTTGCCGTGCGGGCCCGCGCCGCGCGGGAGGGCCGCAATCCTCGCACCGGGGAGAAGATCCAGATCCCGGCGCGCAAGGTGGCGGCCTTCACCGCCGGCAAGGATCTCAAGGCGGCATTCGGGTAG
- a CDS encoding DUF2628 domain-containing protein: MDITAKIVLVIVLCGLLTLFIWYSRSRPAYAPVRVGASPAPFVEQDIAGLRTPPKLGWNWWAFFLGPIWYLAEGLWVHAIILTLLIGLSGGILWPFAAAYAGAKANETLVDFRLARHSYY, encoded by the coding sequence ATGGACATCACGGCCAAGATCGTTCTCGTCATCGTCCTGTGCGGCCTGCTCACCCTCTTCATCTGGTACTCGCGCTCGCGGCCCGCCTACGCCCCTGTGCGGGTCGGCGCGTCCCCGGCGCCCTTCGTCGAGCAGGACATTGCCGGCCTGCGCACGCCGCCGAAACTCGGCTGGAACTGGTGGGCGTTCTTCCTCGGACCGATCTGGTATCTGGCCGAGGGCCTGTGGGTCCACGCGATTATCCTGACGCTCCTGATCGGCCTGTCCGGCGGCATTCTGTGGCCGTTCGCGGCGGCGTACGCGGGCGCGAAGGCCAACGAGACGCTGGTCGACTTCCGGCTCGCCCGGCACAGTTACTACTAA
- a CDS encoding D-2-hydroxyacid dehydrogenase, producing the protein MPPETPPARPVPADQPCLVAALAADAAPHDAHAAAIEAVDPRVRLVQVSDRAHWLAEAPEAEVIVGFRPLREAATRAARLRWVHSTGAGVENLCRDVAGTDIIVTNSHVHGDVIAEHVMALVLAHARRLPVALARQAEGRWLRDGAVGMAVRDRTMGILGLGTIGIQVARRAAAFGMRVWGTRRSGAPVSGVDRVAPPDRLDDVLRVADVLAVTLPLTSETRGLIGAPELARLPRGAFLVNVGRGGIVDEAALAEAIASGHLAGAGLDVFEHEPLPAASPLWRLPGVIITPHVGGSFPGFLERAMPLFCENLRRYLSGEPLLNRVDVARGY; encoded by the coding sequence ATGCCGCCTGAGACCCCGCCCGCGCGGCCGGTGCCCGCGGATCAGCCGTGCCTGGTCGCGGCGCTGGCGGCCGATGCCGCGCCGCACGATGCCCACGCCGCGGCGATTGAAGCCGTGGACCCGCGCGTGCGGCTGGTGCAGGTGAGCGACCGCGCGCACTGGCTGGCGGAGGCGCCGGAGGCGGAAGTGATCGTCGGATTTCGGCCGCTGCGCGAGGCCGCGACGCGGGCCGCCCGCCTGCGGTGGGTGCACTCCACGGGCGCGGGCGTGGAAAACCTCTGCCGGGACGTGGCCGGGACGGACATCATCGTGACGAACTCGCACGTTCACGGCGACGTGATCGCGGAGCACGTGATGGCGCTCGTCCTGGCACACGCGCGGCGGCTGCCGGTCGCGCTGGCCCGCCAGGCCGAGGGCCGGTGGCTGCGCGACGGTGCGGTGGGGATGGCCGTCCGGGACCGCACGATGGGCATTTTGGGACTCGGCACGATCGGTATCCAGGTCGCCCGGCGCGCCGCGGCCTTCGGCATGCGCGTCTGGGGCACCCGGCGGTCGGGGGCGCCCGTGTCAGGCGTCGACCGCGTCGCTCCGCCGGACCGGCTCGACGACGTCCTGCGCGTGGCCGACGTGCTCGCCGTGACGCTGCCGCTCACCTCCGAGACGCGCGGACTCATCGGCGCGCCGGAGCTCGCGCGGCTGCCCCGCGGCGCGTTCCTCGTCAACGTGGGGCGCGGCGGCATCGTCGATGAGGCGGCGCTGGCCGAGGCGATCGCGTCCGGGCACCTGGCGGGGGCCGGGCTCGACGTCTTCGAACACGAGCCGCTGCCGGCCGCCAGTCCGCTCTGGCGGCTGCCCGGGGTGATCATCACGCCGCACGTGGGGGGCTCGTTTCCCGGGTTCCTCGAGAGGGCGATGCCCCTGTTCTGCGAGAATCTCCGGCGGTACCTGAGCGGTGAGCCCCTCCTGAATCGGGTCGACGTCGCCCGGGGATATTGA
- the lysS gene encoding lysine--tRNA ligase — protein sequence MWVDLLVENLLNRSPGPHVINDAKTPSGHVTVAHLRGVLMHECIARALHDRGAQTTFLYGFDDYDPMDDLPPSLPEFARYMGMPLAAIPAPPGTGAASYARYFADEFAGVFTRLGARPRIYRTSEMYQEGRFDRGIRLALDRVVEIREIWRDVTSSRRIDDGWWPVLVLCEGCGRIGTTNVLAWDGAEVEYVCAPDKVTWAQGCGYRGRRSPFGGGAKLLYRMEWPAKWDALGVTVEGAGKDHMTRGGSHDVAVALSQRIFGRPAPYAFAYEFLLYGGKKMSTSKAVGTTAAEILDVLRAELARFLIVRPHPRKQVEFDPHGDTIPNLYDEYDRAAAAYFGDVPSRAPSGAPSGAGQAGQAGRTPANEDLARTFYFSRVDGEQPRCYRPRFAKVAQLMQIPSVDVAEAVERDKGAPLTEADRAELGRRIDDARRWLASYAPEQAKFEVRTVLPEGVARLSADQRQYLGRVADAMAARRWTGEELHAHLHALKQELGLGPREAFGAIYEALLGKDSGPQAGWLLAALDPRFVQVRLREASRDAA from the coding sequence ATGTGGGTCGATCTGCTCGTCGAGAACCTTCTCAACCGTTCTCCCGGACCGCACGTGATCAACGATGCCAAGACGCCGTCCGGGCACGTGACGGTGGCGCACCTCCGCGGCGTGCTGATGCACGAGTGCATCGCGCGCGCCCTCCACGATCGCGGCGCACAGACCACGTTTCTGTACGGGTTCGATGACTACGACCCCATGGACGATCTGCCGCCGTCGCTCCCCGAGTTTGCGCGCTACATGGGGATGCCGCTCGCGGCGATTCCGGCGCCGCCCGGGACCGGGGCGGCGAGCTATGCGCGGTATTTCGCCGACGAGTTCGCGGGCGTGTTCACCCGCCTCGGCGCGCGGCCGCGGATCTACCGGACCTCGGAGATGTACCAGGAGGGCCGGTTCGACCGGGGCATCCGGCTGGCGCTCGATCGCGTCGTGGAGATCCGGGAGATCTGGCGCGACGTGACCTCGAGCCGGCGGATCGACGATGGCTGGTGGCCCGTGCTGGTCCTGTGCGAGGGCTGCGGCCGGATCGGGACGACCAACGTGCTGGCCTGGGACGGCGCCGAGGTCGAGTACGTCTGCGCGCCGGACAAGGTGACGTGGGCGCAGGGCTGCGGGTACCGGGGCCGCCGGTCGCCGTTCGGCGGCGGCGCGAAACTGCTGTACCGCATGGAGTGGCCGGCGAAGTGGGACGCATTGGGGGTCACCGTGGAGGGCGCGGGCAAGGACCACATGACGCGCGGCGGGTCGCATGATGTCGCCGTCGCGCTGAGCCAGCGCATCTTCGGCCGGCCCGCGCCGTACGCGTTCGCCTACGAGTTCCTGCTCTACGGCGGCAAGAAGATGAGCACCTCGAAGGCGGTGGGCACGACCGCCGCGGAGATTCTCGACGTGTTGCGCGCGGAACTGGCCCGGTTTCTGATCGTGCGGCCGCATCCGCGCAAGCAGGTGGAGTTCGACCCGCACGGCGATACGATTCCGAACCTCTACGACGAGTACGACCGCGCCGCCGCGGCGTATTTCGGGGACGTCCCGTCGCGCGCCCCGTCTGGCGCCCCGTCTGGCGCGGGGCAGGCGGGGCAGGCGGGGCGGACGCCCGCGAACGAGGATCTCGCGCGCACGTTCTACTTTTCCCGGGTCGACGGCGAGCAGCCGCGCTGCTACCGCCCGCGTTTTGCCAAGGTCGCCCAACTGATGCAAATTCCGTCGGTCGACGTCGCGGAAGCGGTGGAGCGGGACAAGGGCGCGCCGCTCACCGAGGCGGATCGCGCCGAACTCGGCCGGCGGATCGACGACGCCCGGCGCTGGCTGGCCAGCTACGCGCCGGAGCAGGCGAAGTTCGAGGTCCGGACGGTCTTGCCGGAGGGCGTGGCGCGGCTGTCGGCGGACCAGCGGCAATATCTCGGCCGCGTGGCCGACGCGATGGCCGCGCGCCGGTGGACCGGCGAGGAGCTGCACGCGCACCTGCACGCGTTGAAGCAGGAGCTCGGCCTCGGACCGCGCGAGGCGTTCGGGGCGATCTACGAGGCGCTGCTCGGGAAGGATTCGGGGCCGCAGGCGGGCTGGCTGCTCGCCGCGCTCGATCCCCGCTTCGTCCAGGTGCGCCTGAGAGAGGCATCGCGCGATGCCGCCTGA